A DNA window from Streptomyces bacillaris contains the following coding sequences:
- a CDS encoding non-ribosomal peptide synthetase, protein MTGPTAPHVLLSPAHFTSVRRRIGGEHHDRTIAQACAIGLAYWATGSGPDGIDLTPGTSFADVLGWVDNGGGGSPGWEVAADGLSITVPDGVEQAEAQLALDDLADFPDRPVATIAPSSIAARIETLARWNDNRTDRTRPTVVELFQEQARARPDAVAITDEHRTLTYREVDEKSAQLAHHLIERGLTSEQVVGISLGRSADMVVGLLAVLRAGCAFVPLDPQWPAARRAVVIEDAHVVLQLSGSPDADPAEPDAVPVDLGHWAYGSCPAEAPEVTVHATSLAYTIFTSGSTGRPKGAMIRHEAISERLLWQREEILRFGHDDASLFKAPLSFDISINEIFLPLVSGGRLVILRPGGERDPHHLLSVIDEQRVTFTYLVSSMLDVLLEIEAGSGRLDSLRHVWCGGEVLTPELYERFRSRLDIPMYHGYGPAETTIGVSHVIYRGAAERLSTSIGRANPNTQLYVLDDELRPVPVGVGGELYVGGLLLGRGYVGAPGLTASRFVANPFATDGSRLYRTGDLARYAPDGSLDFLGRADNQIKIRGMRLEIEDVEASLAEHPRVRHSCVVARKNSAGGTYLVGYVIPTGGSEELTAEEVTAWATAHMVEYMVPAHLVVLTEFPLTANGKIDRAALPEPARPTGTVTAPTTENERLVCAAVATVLRLDDVGVDQDFFQLGGDSILAISLLSALRDAGLYVTARQIFTHGTVGALAAVASREDVATVDHGDTATGAVVGSPIVQWLGETTDAIDGFVQSVVLNTPAGLTADALDTLLNALLQRHDMLRARLVRGARWSFDIPPAGRASVGWQESDRPLEECVERATGGLDPENGVMLRAVWRREARQLVLVAHHVVVDGVSWRILMDDLAIAWRQYTSGGTVELPPVGTSFRRWTQLLGRTPFDADRAHFRRALPGPDAPIGRRALTGSDTVARERTRTVTVGPEETAALMGEIPARFHAGVNDVLLTALAVALARWRRDRGQEQTFAHIELEGHGREGRFVADAAGFEPELSRTVGWFTTLFPVTVDPGTAPDLTAPGHLAAALKAVKEDLARVPSNGLSYGALRYLTDTPPTAPAPQVLFNYLGRFDAGAAGDWQLTGTTGQLGEKRDPRMRLPRALEFNAIAEPDASGAYELVTTISWPDGLFTDGDITTLGGYFRSALATLATLEEGGHTPSDFPLVPLTQADVDDLDSAELRDILPLTPLQEGLYFHSVFDDDTTGSYVEQQLLTLDGEVDADRLAAAATRLLTLYPNLAARFTALADGRVVSVVESGRRAPFTTLDRPAITDDEIRDLAERDRRAGFDLATGPLMRYSLIRAGAGRTVLVQTVHHIIADGWSVPPMLRALLAEYHAPGSVYPVGGYRDYVGWLAGQDQDESDRVWRDELAELPGPSLVAEGHTPSEQFADVATEPAEDIDIAARSAGVPLSVAVHSAWAVTLGSLLHGRDVVFGSTVSGRDADVPGIRDMVGLFINTIPVRARWSATDTAYDLLTAVKEHQSAVLAHQHVSLARIGRQAAGAGSLFDTLVVFDVATDVAALRGPDDTLAITDIVNEGAPHYPLTLLVERSPDGRPRFNLIYDGELLRRESAETILTTFTRTLTELLSRPDARVDELAAGTDRAPERVTATTLGELFDTAADRDPAATAVTQCALDGSTRSLTYGELRSEKDALASVLRAAGVRPGQRVAVAVPRSLEQVAALVAVVTAGGAYVPLDLAYPDERLEYILTDAAPQVVLVGREQRDRFTRLLDRAGVDARVLVQGEDGLPHADAPAAVARPQDPAYVIYTSGSTGRPKGVVVPHSAVVTLLANTRPEMDFGPQDVWVQFHSFSFDFAVWELWGALVHGGELLVPEYALTRSPVDFHRLVRERGVTVLNQTPSAFYQFIEADLHADGPVTALRRIIFGGEALDLGRLRGWVERHGTTSPELVNMYGITETTVHVTHRVLDARDFAHGGDVSPIGGPIPGLTTYLLDDRLRPVPPGRVGAIYVAGDQLSLGYLGRPGLTASRFVADPFAGDGSRMYHTGDLARRTLDGELEFAGRADDQVQLKGFRVELGEVEGVIREVDGVVDVAVTVAESGDHLVAHVVGEAPADLTARLSAKLPVHMIPGRVLALDALPLTVNGKLDRKALTERAAAEQDGAEAAPTGSRLAALVTIFAEALPGATVDADTDFFGAGGDSIVAITVINRARALGLPIAPRDVFLLKTPRALAAHLATSDPETAPAPQTRREDGPLPLTPIILRQRELGGSLDRFAQARTLEVPDTTGLPDIRRAANAVLAAHPALRLRLHIEHGVWALRTEPAREATVTTPDTTDATAAANEAAGRLDPETGNLIAFTWLAATRTLVVTVHHLAVDAVSWLILLDDLTTALAGSALPPPTTPYAEYAEALALRAAESADGLGHWITTLQAPAPLPAPTGLRETAVTLPPDVSDLVTRSAPAALGVGLTELLCGALRTALTQVQPDPTDLAIDLERHGRVPAADHHDYTRTVGWFTSIAPVRLTPHTDPVAAAREVAARQPDEQGHVAYGRLRHLNAQTAPLLTARPQVLFNYLGRGGESQALHITGGEQHSPYAVEVNAWTDEATGSLHAAFTLAAGIPDAITEHWLTALTLISTAAATAERTAPVTPLQRGLFFQAQLAGAAGHYVAQSYFTFDRRLDTDALAEAMAYVIARHPVVGAGFTTDDDGNPVQLLKAGRRVDVRTVQLVTDTEVDDLRTRDRERGFDPGEPPLIRVTVVRMPDGRDGLLLSYHLLLWDGWSREIVLRDLFDAYEAVVAGQPWDATPAVPGFEEYARALAARDHVASERFWADHLAGLAGPTLLAGPAPVLGEELPSPLVETLSAELTEALKEAARVHGVTLNSVLTGAFGLLLGARTGRSDAVFGVTVSGREGEGHGDIVGVLLNTVPMWTRARPDETVGAYLSGVQAARVAAMDHEHLGLGEIQRAAGHDTLFDNLFVLQNFLDLDAFAAMNARHGITSVRADDSTHYPYTWVVTPGDRLTVKLEHRHGDPASARRLLDDYLRVLEDVARATGPLGALRGLGPDPEPAARTEIGTDTVVDRFDLAADRHPDRIALVADGATLTFAQLRDRSRTLAGVLAARGIGPETTVGLAIPRSPDWVAALFAVLRVGAAYVPLELDHPDERIATIVEDARPEVVLTVSSVSHRLSGELIELDRPLPTAEPYVTFAPDDPDRLRHPAYTIYTSGSTGKPKGVVTEYAGLTNMLINHQRRIFAPVLAEHGHRTFRIAHTVSFAFDMSWEELLWLADGHEVHICDEELRRDAPRLVEYCGEHAIDVINVTPTYAQQLVAEGLLDNPGRRPALVLLGGEAVTPTLWRQLAETEGTVGYNLYGPTEYTINTLGVGTFECPDPVVGVAIDNTEVYVLDPWLRPLPDGAPGELYVAGVGIARGYLGQSAQTAHRFVACPFGAPGERMYRTGDLVIRRPDGNIAYLGRTDQQVKIRGHRVELGEVEAVFAAHPAVRFVAAVAQPDPQVDGAHRLAAYLVLEGAELAAVAGEVSAGLPDFLRPTHFAQVESIPLTVNGKADTKALPEARPLGALTTAGERGPETGTETVVCEFFAEALDLDDDEVSAVSDFVSLGGHSMLAVRLIGLLRREYGPVITIRDLFALRTPEAIARHLDEN, encoded by the coding sequence ATGACGGGACCGACCGCTCCTCACGTTCTCCTCTCTCCCGCCCACTTCACCTCCGTACGCCGGCGGATCGGCGGCGAGCACCACGACCGGACCATCGCCCAGGCGTGTGCCATAGGGCTGGCCTACTGGGCGACGGGCAGCGGCCCCGACGGCATCGACCTCACCCCGGGCACCTCCTTCGCCGACGTCCTCGGCTGGGTCGACAACGGCGGCGGCGGAAGCCCGGGGTGGGAGGTTGCGGCGGACGGCCTGAGCATCACGGTCCCGGACGGTGTCGAGCAGGCCGAGGCCCAGCTCGCCCTGGACGACCTGGCCGACTTCCCGGACCGGCCCGTCGCCACCATCGCCCCCTCCAGCATCGCGGCGCGCATCGAGACCCTCGCCCGGTGGAACGACAACCGGACCGACCGCACCCGCCCCACCGTCGTGGAGCTGTTCCAGGAGCAGGCGCGCGCCAGGCCGGACGCCGTCGCGATCACCGATGAGCACCGGACCCTGACGTACCGGGAAGTGGACGAGAAGTCCGCCCAGTTGGCCCACCATCTGATCGAGCGCGGACTCACCTCCGAACAGGTCGTCGGGATCTCCCTCGGCCGCTCCGCCGACATGGTCGTCGGCCTCCTCGCCGTCCTCCGGGCCGGGTGCGCGTTCGTCCCGCTCGACCCCCAGTGGCCCGCCGCCCGCCGGGCCGTCGTCATCGAGGACGCCCACGTCGTGCTCCAGCTCAGCGGCTCACCCGACGCCGACCCCGCCGAGCCGGACGCCGTCCCCGTCGACCTCGGCCACTGGGCGTACGGCTCCTGCCCGGCCGAGGCGCCCGAGGTGACCGTCCACGCCACCTCACTGGCGTACACCATCTTCACCTCGGGCTCCACCGGCCGTCCCAAGGGCGCCATGATCCGCCACGAGGCGATCAGCGAGCGGCTGTTGTGGCAGCGGGAGGAGATCCTGCGGTTCGGCCACGACGACGCGTCCCTCTTCAAGGCGCCGCTCTCCTTCGACATCTCCATCAACGAGATCTTCCTCCCGCTGGTCTCCGGCGGCAGGCTGGTGATCCTGCGCCCCGGCGGCGAGCGCGACCCGCACCATCTGCTGAGCGTGATCGACGAGCAGCGCGTCACCTTCACCTACCTGGTCTCGTCCATGCTGGACGTCCTCCTGGAGATCGAGGCCGGATCCGGCCGCCTCGACAGCCTGCGTCACGTCTGGTGCGGCGGCGAGGTGCTCACCCCGGAGCTGTACGAGCGGTTCCGCTCCCGCCTCGACATCCCCATGTACCACGGCTACGGCCCCGCCGAGACGACCATCGGCGTCTCCCACGTCATCTACCGGGGCGCGGCCGAACGTCTGTCGACCTCGATCGGCCGGGCCAACCCCAACACCCAGCTCTATGTGCTCGACGACGAACTGCGCCCGGTCCCGGTGGGGGTCGGCGGCGAACTGTACGTCGGCGGGCTCCTCCTGGGCCGCGGCTACGTCGGCGCCCCCGGCCTCACCGCATCCCGCTTCGTCGCCAACCCCTTCGCCACCGACGGCTCCCGCCTCTACCGCACCGGTGACCTGGCCCGGTACGCCCCGGACGGCTCCCTGGACTTCCTCGGCCGGGCGGACAACCAGATCAAGATCCGCGGGATGCGGCTGGAGATCGAGGACGTCGAGGCATCCCTCGCCGAACACCCCCGCGTACGGCACAGCTGTGTCGTCGCCCGGAAGAACAGCGCGGGAGGCACCTACTTGGTGGGGTACGTCATCCCCACGGGCGGCAGTGAGGAACTGACGGCGGAGGAGGTGACGGCCTGGGCCACCGCCCACATGGTCGAGTACATGGTCCCCGCCCACCTCGTCGTCCTCACCGAGTTCCCGCTCACCGCCAACGGCAAGATCGACCGCGCCGCCCTGCCCGAACCCGCCCGGCCCACCGGCACCGTCACCGCACCCACCACCGAGAACGAGCGCCTGGTGTGCGCGGCGGTCGCCACCGTGCTGCGGCTCGACGACGTCGGCGTCGACCAGGACTTCTTCCAGCTCGGCGGCGACAGCATCCTGGCCATCTCCCTGCTGAGCGCCCTGCGGGACGCGGGCCTCTATGTGACGGCCCGCCAGATCTTCACCCACGGTACGGTCGGAGCCCTGGCGGCCGTGGCGAGCCGCGAGGACGTCGCCACCGTGGACCACGGCGACACCGCCACCGGGGCCGTCGTCGGATCACCCATCGTGCAGTGGCTCGGCGAGACCACCGACGCGATCGACGGCTTCGTGCAGTCCGTCGTCCTCAACACCCCGGCCGGGCTGACCGCCGACGCCCTCGACACCCTCCTGAACGCCCTGCTCCAACGCCACGACATGCTCCGCGCCCGGCTGGTGCGCGGCGCCCGCTGGAGCTTCGACATCCCCCCGGCCGGACGGGCCAGCGTGGGCTGGCAGGAGAGCGACCGGCCGCTGGAGGAGTGCGTCGAGCGGGCCACCGGGGGGCTCGACCCGGAGAACGGCGTGATGCTGCGCGCCGTCTGGCGCCGGGAGGCCCGCCAACTGGTCCTGGTCGCCCACCATGTGGTGGTCGACGGCGTGTCCTGGCGGATCCTGATGGACGACCTCGCCATCGCCTGGCGCCAGTACACCTCGGGCGGCACCGTCGAACTCCCGCCCGTCGGCACGTCGTTCCGGCGCTGGACCCAACTGCTCGGGCGCACCCCCTTCGACGCGGACCGCGCCCACTTCCGGCGTGCCCTGCCCGGCCCGGACGCGCCGATCGGCCGACGCGCCCTCACCGGGTCCGACACCGTGGCCCGGGAGCGGACCCGTACCGTCACCGTCGGCCCCGAGGAGACGGCCGCGCTGATGGGCGAGATCCCCGCCCGGTTCCACGCGGGCGTCAACGACGTCCTGCTCACCGCCCTGGCCGTCGCCCTCGCCCGTTGGCGACGCGACCGGGGGCAGGAGCAGACCTTCGCCCACATCGAGCTGGAGGGCCACGGCCGTGAGGGGCGGTTCGTCGCGGACGCGGCCGGGTTCGAACCCGAACTCTCGCGTACGGTCGGCTGGTTCACCACCCTCTTCCCGGTGACCGTCGACCCCGGCACGGCCCCCGACCTCACTGCCCCCGGCCACCTCGCCGCCGCCCTCAAGGCGGTCAAGGAAGACCTCGCCCGGGTCCCGAGCAACGGCCTCTCCTACGGCGCCCTGCGCTACCTCACCGACACCCCGCCGACCGCCCCCGCACCCCAGGTGCTCTTCAACTACCTGGGCCGCTTCGACGCGGGAGCCGCCGGGGACTGGCAGCTCACCGGCACCACCGGCCAGTTGGGCGAGAAGCGCGACCCCAGGATGCGGCTGCCGCGCGCCCTGGAGTTCAACGCCATCGCGGAACCGGACGCGAGCGGAGCGTACGAACTCGTCACCACCATCTCCTGGCCCGACGGCCTCTTCACCGACGGCGACATCACCACGCTCGGCGGCTACTTCCGCTCGGCCCTGGCCACCCTCGCCACGCTGGAGGAGGGCGGCCACACCCCCAGCGACTTCCCGCTGGTCCCGCTCACCCAGGCCGACGTCGACGACCTCGACAGCGCGGAGCTGCGGGACATCCTGCCGCTCACCCCGCTCCAGGAAGGCCTCTACTTCCACTCGGTCTTCGACGACGACACCACCGGCAGCTACGTCGAGCAGCAGCTGCTCACCCTGGACGGCGAGGTGGACGCCGACCGGCTCGCGGCGGCGGCCACCCGGCTGCTCACCCTCTACCCCAACCTGGCCGCCCGCTTCACCGCCCTGGCCGACGGCCGTGTCGTCTCCGTCGTCGAGAGCGGCCGCCGGGCGCCCTTCACCACCCTGGACCGCCCCGCCATCACGGACGACGAGATCCGCGACCTGGCCGAGCGGGACCGCCGCGCCGGGTTCGACCTCGCCACCGGCCCCCTCATGCGCTACTCCCTCATCCGCGCCGGAGCCGGCCGCACCGTCCTCGTCCAGACCGTGCACCACATCATCGCGGACGGCTGGTCCGTCCCGCCGATGCTCCGCGCCCTGCTGGCCGAGTACCACGCACCGGGCTCCGTGTACCCGGTCGGCGGCTACCGCGACTACGTCGGCTGGCTCGCCGGACAGGACCAGGACGAGAGCGACAGGGTGTGGCGCGACGAACTCGCGGAGCTGCCCGGCCCCTCCCTGGTCGCCGAAGGGCACACCCCCTCCGAGCAGTTCGCGGATGTCGCCACCGAGCCCGCCGAGGACATCGACATCGCCGCACGCTCGGCGGGCGTCCCCCTCAGCGTGGCCGTCCACAGCGCCTGGGCGGTGACCCTGGGCTCCCTCCTGCACGGCCGGGACGTCGTCTTCGGCTCCACCGTCTCCGGACGCGACGCCGATGTCCCCGGCATCCGGGACATGGTGGGCCTCTTCATCAACACCATTCCCGTACGGGCCCGTTGGTCCGCGACCGACACCGCGTACGACCTGCTCACGGCGGTGAAGGAACACCAGAGCGCGGTCCTGGCCCACCAGCACGTCTCCCTGGCGAGGATCGGCCGCCAGGCGGCCGGTGCGGGCTCGCTCTTCGACACCCTGGTGGTCTTCGACGTCGCCACCGACGTGGCCGCCCTGCGCGGCCCGGACGACACCCTCGCCATCACCGACATCGTCAACGAGGGTGCCCCGCACTACCCGTTGACGCTCCTCGTCGAGCGGTCGCCCGACGGCCGCCCGCGCTTCAACCTGATCTACGACGGAGAGCTGCTGCGCCGGGAGAGCGCCGAGACCATCCTGACCACCTTCACCCGGACCCTCACCGAGCTGCTCAGCCGCCCGGACGCCCGGGTCGACGAGCTGGCGGCCGGGACGGACCGGGCCCCGGAGCGGGTGACCGCGACCACCCTGGGCGAGCTGTTCGACACGGCGGCGGACCGCGACCCTGCCGCGACCGCCGTCACCCAGTGCGCCCTGGACGGCTCCACGCGCTCCCTGACGTACGGCGAACTGCGTTCCGAGAAGGACGCGTTGGCCTCCGTACTGCGTGCGGCCGGGGTCCGCCCCGGGCAGCGGGTCGCCGTTGCCGTCCCGCGCTCCCTGGAGCAGGTCGCCGCCCTCGTCGCCGTCGTCACCGCCGGAGGCGCGTACGTACCGCTCGACCTCGCCTACCCGGACGAACGGCTGGAGTACATCCTCACCGACGCCGCCCCGCAGGTCGTCCTGGTCGGCCGGGAGCAGCGCGACCGCTTCACCCGGCTGCTGGACCGGGCCGGGGTGGACGCCCGGGTGCTCGTCCAGGGCGAGGACGGCCTCCCGCACGCCGACGCCCCGGCAGCCGTGGCGCGCCCGCAGGACCCCGCGTACGTCATCTACACCTCCGGCTCCACCGGCCGCCCCAAGGGCGTCGTCGTCCCGCACTCCGCCGTGGTCACGCTCCTCGCCAACACCCGGCCGGAGATGGACTTCGGGCCGCAGGACGTCTGGGTCCAGTTCCACTCCTTCTCCTTCGACTTCGCCGTCTGGGAGCTGTGGGGCGCCCTCGTCCACGGCGGCGAGCTGCTGGTGCCGGAGTACGCGCTGACCCGCTCGCCGGTCGACTTCCACCGGCTGGTGCGCGAGCGCGGGGTGACCGTCCTCAACCAGACCCCCTCCGCCTTCTATCAGTTCATCGAGGCCGACCTGCACGCGGACGGACCGGTCACCGCCCTGCGCCGGATCATCTTCGGCGGCGAGGCGCTGGACCTCGGGCGGCTGCGCGGCTGGGTCGAGCGGCACGGCACGACATCGCCCGAGCTGGTCAACATGTACGGCATCACCGAGACCACCGTCCACGTCACCCACCGGGTGCTGGACGCACGGGACTTCGCCCACGGGGGAGACGTCAGCCCGATCGGCGGCCCCATCCCCGGTCTGACCACCTATCTCCTCGACGACCGGCTCCGGCCGGTGCCACCGGGCCGGGTGGGCGCCATCTATGTCGCGGGCGATCAGCTCTCCCTCGGCTATCTGGGCCGCCCCGGACTCACCGCGAGCCGGTTCGTGGCCGACCCGTTCGCCGGTGACGGCTCCCGGATGTACCACACGGGCGACCTCGCCCGCCGGACGCTCGACGGAGAGCTGGAGTTCGCGGGCCGGGCGGACGACCAGGTGCAGCTGAAGGGGTTCCGGGTCGAGCTGGGCGAAGTGGAGGGCGTGATACGGGAGGTGGACGGCGTCGTCGATGTCGCCGTCACCGTGGCGGAGAGCGGCGACCACCTCGTCGCCCATGTCGTCGGTGAGGCGCCCGCCGACCTCACCGCCCGCCTCTCCGCCAAGCTGCCCGTCCACATGATCCCGGGCCGGGTGCTGGCCCTCGACGCACTGCCGCTGACGGTCAACGGCAAGCTCGACCGCAAGGCCCTCACCGAACGCGCCGCCGCGGAGCAGGACGGCGCCGAAGCCGCTCCCACCGGCTCCCGACTCGCCGCGCTGGTCACCATCTTCGCCGAAGCGCTGCCCGGCGCCACCGTGGACGCCGACACCGACTTCTTCGGCGCGGGCGGCGACAGCATCGTCGCCATCACCGTCATCAACCGCGCCCGCGCCCTCGGCCTGCCGATCGCCCCCCGGGACGTCTTCCTCCTCAAGACCCCGCGCGCCCTCGCCGCCCACCTGGCCACCAGCGACCCCGAGACCGCGCCCGCACCGCAGACCCGCCGCGAGGACGGCCCCCTGCCTCTCACGCCGATCATCCTGCGCCAGCGCGAGCTGGGCGGATCGCTCGACCGGTTCGCCCAGGCCAGGACCCTGGAGGTCCCCGACACCACGGGCCTGCCCGACATCCGGCGCGCCGCGAACGCCGTCCTGGCCGCCCACCCGGCCCTGCGGCTCCGGCTCCACATCGAGCACGGCGTCTGGGCCCTGCGCACCGAACCCGCCCGCGAGGCCACGGTCACCACCCCGGACACCACCGACGCCACGGCCGCCGCGAACGAGGCCGCCGGGCGGCTCGACCCCGAGACCGGGAACCTCATCGCCTTCACCTGGCTGGCGGCGACCCGCACCCTGGTCGTCACCGTGCACCACCTCGCCGTCGACGCGGTGTCCTGGCTGATCCTCCTGGACGACCTGACCACCGCCCTCGCCGGTTCCGCCCTGCCGCCCCCGACCACCCCGTACGCCGAGTACGCCGAGGCCCTCGCCCTACGCGCGGCCGAGTCGGCCGACGGGCTCGGGCACTGGATCACCACCCTCCAGGCCCCGGCACCGCTCCCCGCGCCCACCGGGCTGAGGGAGACCGCCGTCACCCTCCCGCCCGACGTCAGCGACCTGGTCACCCGCAGCGCCCCCGCCGCGCTCGGCGTCGGCCTCACCGAACTGCTCTGCGGCGCCCTGCGCACCGCGCTCACCCAGGTCCAGCCGGACCCCACCGACCTGGCGATCGACCTGGAGCGCCACGGCCGCGTCCCGGCGGCGGACCACCACGACTACACCCGCACCGTCGGCTGGTTCACCTCCATCGCCCCCGTCCGCCTCACCCCGCACACCGACCCCGTGGCCGCCGCCCGCGAGGTCGCCGCCCGCCAGCCCGACGAGCAGGGCCATGTGGCATACGGCCGGCTCCGCCACCTCAACGCGCAGACGGCACCCCTCCTCACCGCCCGCCCCCAGGTGCTCTTCAACTACCTCGGCCGCGGCGGCGAGTCGCAGGCTCTCCACATCACCGGCGGTGAGCAGCACAGCCCGTACGCCGTGGAGGTCAACGCCTGGACCGACGAGGCCACCGGCAGCCTCCACGCGGCCTTCACCCTCGCCGCGGGCATTCCCGACGCGATCACCGAGCACTGGCTCACCGCCCTCACCCTGATCTCCACCGCCGCCGCGACCGCCGAGCGCACGGCCCCGGTCACCCCGCTCCAGCGCGGCCTGTTCTTCCAGGCCCAACTGGCGGGCGCGGCCGGGCACTACGTGGCGCAGAGCTACTTCACCTTCGACCGGCGCCTGGACACCGACGCTCTGGCCGAGGCGATGGCGTACGTCATCGCCCGCCACCCGGTCGTCGGCGCCGGGTTCACCACCGACGACGACGGCAACCCGGTCCAACTCCTCAAGGCAGGACGCCGCGTCGACGTCCGCACGGTCCAACTGGTCACGGACACCGAGGTGGACGACCTCCGCACCCGCGACCGCGAGCGCGGCTTCGACCCGGGCGAGCCGCCGCTGATCCGGGTGACCGTGGTCCGGATGCCCGACGGCCGGGACGGGCTGCTGCTCAGCTACCACCTGCTGCTCTGGGACGGCTGGTCCCGGGAGATCGTGCTGCGGGACCTGTTCGACGCGTACGAGGCCGTCGTGGCGGGTCAACCGTGGGACGCGACCCCGGCCGTGCCGGGCTTCGAGGAGTACGCGCGGGCGCTCGCCGCCAGGGACCACGTCGCGTCGGAGCGCTTCTGGGCGGACCACCTGGCCGGTCTCGCGGGGCCCACGCTGCTCGCCGGACCCGCCCCGGTCCTCGGCGAGGAGCTGCCGAGCCCGCTCGTGGAGACCCTCTCCGCCGAGCTGACGGAGGCGCTGAAGGAGGCGGCCCGGGTCCACGGCGTCACCCTGAACTCGGTGCTGACCGGGGCGTTCGGCCTGCTGCTCGGGGCCCGTACCGGACGGAGCGACGCCGTCTTCGGTGTGACCGTATCGGGCCGGGAGGGCGAGGGGCACGGCGACATCGTCGGCGTACTCCTCAACACCGTGCCGATGTGGACCCGGGCCCGGCCCGACGAGACGGTCGGCGCCTATCTGTCGGGTGTGCAGGCGGCCCGGGTGGCGGCGATGGACCACGAGCACCTGGGGCTCGGGGAGATCCAGCGGGCTGCCGGCCACGACACCCTCTTCGACAACCTCTTCGTCCTCCAGAACTTCCTGGACCTGGACGCCTTCGCCGCGATGAACGCCCGCCACGGCATCACCTCGGTCCGGGCGGACGACTCCACGCACTACCCGTACACCTGGGTCGTCACCCCCGGCGACCGGCTCACCGTCAAGCTGGAGCACCGCCACGGCGACCCCGCATCCGCCCGCCGCCTCCTCGACGACTACCTGCGGGTGCTGGAGGACGTGGCCCGGGCGACCGGGCCGCTGGGCGCGCTGCGGGGACTGGGGCCGGACCCCGAGCCCGCCGCGCGCACCGAGATCGGCACCGACACCGTCGTCGACCGCTTCGACCTCGCCGCCGACCGGCACCCCGACCGGATCGCGCTCGTCGCGGACGGTGCCACCCTGACCTTCGCCCAACTCCGCGACCGCAGCCGGACCTTGGCGGGCGTGCTCGCCGCGCGGGGCATCGGGCCCGAGACCACCGTGGGCCTGGCGATCCCGCGCTCCCCCGACTGGGTCGCCGCGCTCTTCGCCGTCCTGCGGGTCGGCGCCGCCTACGTACCGCTGGAGCTGGACCACCCGGACGAGCGGATCGCCACCATCGTGGAGGACGCGCGGCCCGAGGTCGTCCTCACCGTGAGCAGCGTGTCGCACCGGCTGAGCGGCGAGCTGATCGAACTGGACCGCCCGCTGCCGACCGCCGAACCGTATGTGACGTTCGCCCCGGACGACCCGGACCGGCTGCGCCACCCCGCGTACACGATCTACACCTCAGGATCGACCGGGAAGCCCAAGGGCGTGGTGACCGAGTACGCCGGACTCACCAACATGCTGATCAACCATCAGCGCCGTATCTTCGCACCGGTCCTGGCCGAACACGGCCACCGGACCTTCCGGATCGCGCACACCGTGTCGTTCGCCTTCGACATGTCGTGGGAGGAGCTGCTCTGGCTCGCCGACGGACATGAAGTCCACATCTGCGACGAGGAGTTGCGCCGCGACGCCCCCCGACTCGTCGAGTACTGCGGCGAGCACGCGATCGACGTCATCAACGTGACCCCGACCTACGCCCAGCAGCTCGTGGCGGAAGGACTCCTCGACAACCCCGGACGGCGGCCCGCACTCGTCCTGCTGGGCGGCGAGGCCGTCACCCCGACGCTCTGGCGGCAACTGGCCGAGACCGAGGGCACGGTCGGCTACAACCTGTACGGCCCCACCGAGTACACCATCAACACCCTCGGCGTCGGCACCTTCGAATGCCCCGACCCGGTGGTCGGCGTCGCCATCGACAACACCGAGGTGTACGTCCTCGACCCCTGGCTGCGACCGCTGCCCGACGGGGCGCCCGGCGAGCTGTACGTGGCGGGCGTCGGCATCGCCCGCGGCTACCTGGGCCAGAGCGCCCAGACCGCCCACCGCTTCGTCGCCTGCCCGTTCGGTGCGCCCGGCGAGCGCATGTACCGCACGGGGGACCTGGTGATCCGTCGGCCCGACGGGAACATCGCCTATCTGGGCCGTACCGACCAGCAGGTCAAGATCCGGGGCCACCGGGTCGAACTGGGCGAGGTGGAGGCCGTGTTCGCCGCCCACCCGGCGGTGCGGTTCGTCGCCGCCGTCGCCCAGCCCGACCCGCAGGTCGACGGCGCCCACCGGCTCGCCGCCTATCTGGTCCTGGAGGGAGCGGAGTTGGCGGCCGTCGCGGGTGAAGTGAGTGCGGGGCTGCCGGACTTCCTGCGCCCGACCCACTTCGCCCAGGTCGAGAGCATCCCGCTGACCGTGAACGGGAAGGCCGACACCAAGGCGCTGCCCGAGGCCCGGCCCCTCGGCGCGCTGACCACGGCGGGGGAGCGCGGGCCGGAGACCGGGACGGAGACCGTGGTCTGCGAGTTCTTCGCGGAGGCACTGGACCTGGACGACGACGAGGTGAGCGCGGTGAGCGACTTCGTCTCGCTCGGCGGACACTCCATGCTGGCGGTCCGGCTGATCGGGCTGCTCCGCCGCGAGTACGGTCCGGTGATCACCATCCGTGATCTGTTCGCCCTGCGCACCCCCGAAGCGATCGCCCGCCACCTCGA